Within Montipora foliosa isolate CH-2021 chromosome 3, ASM3666993v2, whole genome shotgun sequence, the genomic segment TCGTACTTTTTGAATTTATATCACATATTAATTAACCAATTCTGTACATGTGATACTTCTAAACTATTTCATGCTATGACCGTATAAAACTTAACAGAGATGTCAAATATCTGCATCAATGAAAGTTTGATTAGAAGGAGAACACTGAATTACACTGAACTTAACCTAAAGGGTTTTCGTTGCTGAGGTAAATCTCCACCGATAGCGAACATGTTCCGTGAGTTTTTCCacgaaattttgctttttatgTTCCTTTAAAGTGCAAGGTAAGGTTTAGGTCTGTTTCTGAGATGACATCATAAACATCTTTTCCCAAAAGGCTATTAAAAGTGGAAACAAACCATGCATCTTACCAGCTCGGTTGTGGGACAAATAGACaatcaatttgggcaaattaaATTATAATGTAGGAGAAACAGAAGAATATACGTTTTAGTTATTTGGCCCCGAAAATTAACTTGGGTGTAAAGACTATTTTGTGGTTAGTTGCACCTAGGAAACTAGAATATCATAAAACTGCAAATTAAACTGTGTGATTTTGCACTtctaacctctcattcagtgtgaggctggacgtgCAAAGACAAATCCGTTATttcccacggactccaaaatggccgccgagtgaaaAGGGTGAATGGTGTTCCATTAAATAGCGATTTAACGAGCAACTTTCAAATTTCTACAAAAGCGGTAAACGAGATTAGTATCCCTACTGCCTTTTGGAGACTATTCCAGTCTCTGTGTGCAGACTGTGGGCATGGAATGTTCCACTGCCAGTCACTATTCTGAACTTGATAACTTTCGTGATATGTGAAATGTTTGCATAGGTTTGGGTTGGTCCTCGACGCCTCCGCCAAGCAAGTGCGGAAACGTAAGCTACACAACGGTGACAAATGTTTCCATAGGTTTGGGTTGGTCCACGGCGCCACCGCCTCTGCCTTTCAAGATGCCTTTTCAAGATGAGTTTATAATCAAGAAAAGACTTCATATTTCCGGTAGAAATTTGCACGAGAACCGTCAGAATAAAAGAAAGCGTGGAGAGAAAGCGTATCACCACTCAAAACGAAACTCCACAATTTGTTAATTATCAAGTGATCAAGTCAGGACGAACATTTGTCTTGTTCCAAGTGTCCCCACTTGTTGCACTTGCGACAGTAGCCGTCTTTATCGGTGTGAGCGAACCAACACTGTTTTGGTCCGTACCGGCAACTCTCTTTATTTCGACAACGCTTGTACTTGTACGGTTTTTCAAAGAACTGCTTTTCGGACCTAGTGTGGGCGCAAAGGCAGTTTAACCTTTGCGTACAGTAAGAGCGGTATTTACATAATTCAGAATACTTTTGCGGTTTTCTCTTACTCTTTCTTTCGACAGTCTGAAATGATCCGTCATCTCCCTCGTCTGGTTTGCCTTCTTGTTCCTCTCGCCTCGCCTGGTCTCGGTCTAGCCCTTGctcttctgtttctttttgAGATAAAATGCTACTGGAGCTTAACTCTTCATCGAGATCTTCAAGTGTCCCAAATATGTTCGGTTTGAGGCAAATCTCTAGATCTGAATCATTTTTCTTGTAATACACTGAAAAGTTGACAACCTTTGAAATTCCTTGGTATTCCTTTTGAAGACGCTCAAAGATTTGCTCGAAATGATGACTAAAGACTTTGCCATCTTTTGACTTGACGTTAGATGAAAAAACAAGGAGAAGGTCTTTAAAATCCTCAAGTGTTTTTGGCCGTATCGTGCAGGATTGGAAAGGCCAACCCAACTTCTCAGTTAGGCCTTTTTGCCAATCCTCGTTTGGTTCAAAATCATAGTTTTCTATGACTGCAGCTCGTGAGTTCAACATTGATGAAATTTGTCTTGgtggaaatttgaaatttgtaaaCGAAATACTTTGCAGGTGTGAATCCAAAGTAGAAATTTTAAGTAATTCTGGTTTCTCGTCTGCGAGGTCTTTCAGTCCGGTCGAAATAGCGCTCTCCCACATCCATATTTCAAACGACCAATCCTGACCTTCCTTTATTGCAGGAATTACATCAGCATCCCCGCTTATGATTGCTATTTTTCCCTTCGCGATATCCTTGTCACAAACAAGACTAATAATGTCGGCAACCAATTGTTGGTCAAcctgtttttctttgttttgaatcgTACTTCGTTTATTCGTAATAACTTTCCAGCCAAACTCCCTTATTTTGTTCCAAACGGTGTCTAAGGGTGGAGGTTCCGATCCGTACAGGACACCCCAGGCAACATGTCTTCCATTTGCAACAACATCAGCGACTTTTCCAATGTCCAAACGCATTCTGGGATCCTCTACACACTTTAATTTCTGTTGTTTGGCAGCTAGTTTCTTCCCCTCGATCCAAACATTTGAATTATCGACGTAGATGAAAACGAGTTCGTCATCCAAGCTTGGTTTCACCAGACGAAGAATTTGACTCTGACAACACGGGCACTTCGGGCTGTTCGGTTCGCACTCCTCGTACAGTTTCATGTGACAATCGCGACAGATCTTATGCTTTAAATGGAAATCGCATTCCCGGAAGGTATGATAATTGGTTAGTTCTTTATAGCAGCCCTCATTCGCGCAACTGTATCTTTCAAGATTTCCTATGGAGCATACAAATTTCTTTATACACACTGGATGACAGAGTTAATCAAGCAAAGGTAAATTATGCGAAactcaaaatttgaaaaaattaaaacaccTGTAGAAAAGACCTGTGATACCATCTTGGTTTGGGAACAAACTTCTAAAATAACAAGTActgaatgtatgggattttagCCACTTTTAACAGCTGTAACGCCGTTAACTTTTAATTTGACGCATTTGCTTTTTAGATTATGGACATCGacaaaaatgattaaaaacaaaaaaaagaaaactcgtACAGGACGAGGACGAGAGGGGGTTGGAAAGACTCACTAAAAAACCCTAAGAAAGATTACCCCCAGGCGTTGATTTCGTCAACTTCCTGTTTTCTTTTCCGAGAAAGTGGCATGGTTGGAATCCTCTTTCGTGGAAAGccaagattttattttttttttaacttcaagTGATATTTGATGGAGAATATCATCATTCGTCCAAGTATTTCACATATTTTTCGGTCTACCTCACGTACATTACTGGATAGTGCAGCAAATCAGTTAGTATGCTATGAATCAAGTTAATCAAGAAAAGTTTCTTGGCAGATTCATATTCTCCTGGTTAAAAGACTCGAACTTTTTAACAATTTATAACTCTTTTTTATATATACGGATTAATTCGGTCACCGGAAAAGTgaacaaaaatgttattttacccTTTGGAATCCTCCCATGTTTAGAAGTGACAACCGAAATTCTCTTACAACGATCATTCGTCCTCCGAGGTAGCGGTCTGGTTAATATGGCAAGTATGGCATTTCAGCCTTGAAGAAGGTGTCAGTATCACTTTTCATTCCGATTTTTGACCTTTTGCGTCCTTCATGTTCCCTATACACCACTCAACCAAGTTCTTAAAAGAATAAGAAAACTTACCAAGGTTCCGTGGACTTAACTGAGGAGTGGGATTGGAGCACGCCATCTTCACCGTCGGTCTCTTTTCCTCTCTTTCCTTACAATGGCGCTGCGACGCTCGGTTTCACTTTCCGCTCCATTTCGACAAGAGATAAGAACGATTCATGATCTAGAACAGTAAGGGTAGCATTACTAAATTCGGATCGGTGGCCGGGAATAAAAGGGCAAAAAATAAGTATCATATGATTGGTCCTCAGCTTGCCTGGTAACAAGTCacgctatttaacaattattcgccgaaggcgaagtgattatcagtgaatattcaccgagacgaagtcgaggtgaatattcacctataatcactgagcctgaggcgaataattgttttagtataaatacacagatgattatttcaaaaaagagaaaaaaaaaaacatttcaacgcgaaatcatcttcacttacagtggcaaagcgactactggcagccattttgtccgtcgaggagattatcggctgataatccgagatagcgagccaatgagagcgcacgattttgtataatcacctgtgtatttatactaatatgaATTATGAACTAATCTGCAACAGCAATTCTAATCACTCAGCAAATTACACATCATACACACCACTTACAAATGGACCacaacaaattcaaattcaaatcaTTCACTGCAAATACATACTATGAATGTCGACCCGCGGATCACTAAGTCCATCGGTGAATCTTCACAAAGAAGGTCATTCTCGAAATTATTTTAGGATCATTTTTAAAGAATGAGCATTTAGTTTCACGGAAAaattgttactgggttgccttgttaacctgcaatggcgttgaaGTCATTGAAACgtaaatggcgttttggtggatctttaaacaaaatatacctttatggagctcaagaatggaatgtcaattggataaacaagacaggtggtgaaaaataaatatatggaatcttaaaagcgacgactaaggtaaaaaaataattggaaatgtgacagccaagaattatgttaaagaaagcttgttgtctatttgtccttcattattcaaggaaaaggttttttaggaaagggtttgattctgaaatttattttgttgcgtgtGGTAATTTGACGCGATTGGATTTCtagtcttcacgcacgcaatgaaataggaagggtttttgcctctaatagcaaatatgttgtttgcttcaatACATTTTTCACTGGGAaaggtttttgttagtttttcctttgtgaattcatcatgttgtgtaatatttgagcttaacaaatttgcatacgtgggttgaaatgtgatacgcaaGGAGACAgggattttttctttctgacaaatgattaacaGGTAGACAaatttttaacgtcagaaaaagatctgttttgcCAGTATGAtcaaaaatgaagtttatttgggaagccaaatattatttgggggggggagggggaatcccatatgaaacagacggggatgcaaagcgccaatattttaagccgccaaggtctcgtttagggttccgcgaagaaacacagaattacgcgaagagaaacagaagttaaattttctttttaacttgtttttaggagtcaaaatttgcttaagccacgcccagattggtctcctttaggggtcacaaaaagcttgagccacttccaaatggtctcctttaggggttaaattcaaaatttccgacgagcatccccgtctgttccatatgggagcccccccccccctccctccccccccccccgggcttttACGGTACCTTTTTTTGCAACGTAAAGCCAAAAACGTTGTTGACTTGGCAttagattagactgaaaagaagagtaattatgaagcggaaatcTTCCTTAgcgtgtgcaataaacgtttgcttagtgcaattGCAAGATATGTATGACATGCAGGGAAACGTCGGTTAGAACACTTTGCTGTTGGTTTTCTTGCAgactatttaaaaaagaaacgaggacattacaaaaaaattaaagg encodes:
- the LOC137994979 gene encoding uncharacterized protein, with amino-acid sequence MACSNPTPQLSPRNLGNLERYSCANEGCYKELTNYHTFRECDFHLKHKICRDCHMKLYEECEPNSPKCPCCQSQILRLVKPSLDDELVFIYVDNSNVWIEGKKLAAKQQKLKCVEDPRMRLDIGKVADVVANGRHVAWGVLYGSEPPPLDTVWNKIREFGWKVITNKRSTIQNKEKQVDQQLVADIISLVCDKDIAKGKIAIISGDADVIPAIKEGQDWSFEIWMWESAISTGLKDLADEKPELLKISTLDSHLQSISFTNFKFPPRQISSMLNSRAAVIENYDFEPNEDWQKGLTEKLGWPFQSCTIRPKTLEDFKDLLLVFSSNVKSKDGKVFSHHFEQIFERLQKEYQGISKVVNFSVYYKKNDSDLEICLKPNIFGTLEDLDEELSSSSILSQKETEEQGLDRDQARREEQEGKPDEGDDGSFQTVERKSKRKPQKYSELCKYRSYCTQRLNCLCAHTRSEKQFFEKPYKYKRCRNKESCRYGPKQCWFAHTDKDGYCRKCNKWGHLEQDKCSS